The Pedobacter mucosus genome window below encodes:
- a CDS encoding OmpA family protein: protein MRCYLLLLFIILNSACFAQNSTNTKAQNYFDSANSSIQKQDYVSASQALEAAILADPQFQNAFITLGDVYRFQKEYNQAKAAYQKAIVINKNVRSEVIFNLAEAEFAIQDYANSKQHLESFIAVDKSSERNRKAKKYLVDCDFAIEAIKNPVKYSPLNLGFGVNTANAEYFPALTADGETLIFTRQIDENEDFWTSQFVNSSWSLAKPLSTKINTQNYNEGAQTISPDGKYLFFTGCNRPDGLGRCDIYVSHREGKDWSKPYNVGKPINSEYWESQPAISPDGRTLYFISNRPGGFGGYDIWKSTITDDAKWGAAINLGPEINTPFDENTPFIHADGKTLYFSSNGWPGFGNKDIYYSRIDNQGKWQKPVNIGFPINSFEDESGLVVSADGNFGLFSSNLKDGFGKQDIYSFGIPEQAKPLKISYVKGIVKDKDSKQIIESNVQVVDLKSNQTVFDDYTDPETGQFLAVMPIGSNYLFNVSAEGYMFYSENFELKTENSSKPFQIEVYIEKIKAGANVTLKNIFFDTNKYDLLPVSIRELEVLINFLNENQKVNIEIQGHTDNVGDNYLNEKLSFNRAKAVNDYLIKNNISAARLTFKGFGASKPIADNKTETGKRNNRRTSFLITKL from the coding sequence ATGAGATGTTACTTACTTCTTCTTTTTATTATACTAAACTCTGCCTGTTTCGCACAAAACTCTACCAATACAAAAGCACAAAATTATTTCGATAGTGCAAATTCGTCTATTCAAAAGCAAGATTATGTTTCCGCTTCTCAGGCATTAGAAGCGGCAATTTTGGCCGATCCACAGTTTCAAAATGCATTTATAACTTTAGGCGATGTTTATCGATTTCAAAAAGAATACAATCAAGCTAAAGCTGCTTATCAAAAAGCAATAGTCATAAATAAAAATGTACGTTCTGAAGTTATTTTTAATTTAGCTGAAGCTGAATTTGCAATTCAGGATTATGCAAATTCGAAACAACATTTAGAAAGTTTTATTGCAGTAGACAAATCATCAGAAAGAAATCGGAAAGCAAAAAAATATTTAGTTGATTGTGATTTTGCGATTGAGGCAATTAAAAATCCAGTAAAATATTCTCCATTAAATTTAGGTTTTGGTGTAAATACTGCTAATGCAGAATATTTCCCTGCCTTAACTGCCGACGGCGAAACGCTTATCTTCACACGACAAATAGATGAAAATGAAGATTTTTGGACATCTCAATTTGTTAATAGTTCGTGGAGCTTAGCCAAACCTCTATCTACAAAAATTAATACTCAAAATTATAATGAAGGTGCTCAAACTATCTCTCCAGATGGCAAATACCTATTTTTTACTGGTTGCAATCGTCCTGATGGTTTAGGAAGATGCGATATTTACGTGTCGCATAGAGAGGGAAAAGATTGGAGTAAGCCTTATAATGTCGGAAAACCAATAAATTCAGAATATTGGGAATCGCAGCCAGCAATTAGTCCAGATGGTAGAACTTTATATTTTATAAGTAATAGACCAGGGGGATTTGGAGGATATGATATATGGAAAAGCACCATTACCGATGATGCAAAATGGGGAGCAGCCATTAATCTTGGACCAGAGATAAATACACCATTCGATGAGAATACGCCGTTTATTCATGCAGATGGTAAAACCTTGTACTTTTCTTCTAACGGCTGGCCAGGCTTCGGAAATAAGGATATTTATTATAGCAGAATTGATAATCAAGGAAAGTGGCAGAAACCTGTAAATATCGGTTTTCCAATTAATTCATTCGAGGATGAAAGTGGCTTAGTGGTAAGTGCCGATGGTAATTTCGGTTTGTTTTCCTCTAATTTAAAGGATGGGTTTGGTAAACAAGACATTTATAGTTTCGGGATACCGGAACAAGCAAAACCTTTAAAAATTTCGTATGTAAAAGGGATTGTTAAAGATAAGGATAGCAAACAAATTATTGAAAGCAATGTTCAGGTGGTAGATCTTAAATCGAATCAAACAGTGTTTGATGATTATACAGATCCAGAAACGGGGCAATTTTTGGCTGTTATGCCTATTGGAAGTAATTATCTTTTTAACGTTAGTGCCGAAGGTTATATGTTTTACTCAGAAAACTTTGAACTGAAAACTGAAAATAGTTCTAAGCCTTTTCAAATTGAGGTTTATATAGAAAAGATAAAAGCTGGAGCAAACGTTACCTTAAAAAATATATTTTTCGATACAAATAAATATGATTTGCTTCCTGTATCGATTAGAGAGCTTGAAGTATTGATAAACTTTCTCAATGAAAATCAAAAAGTGAATATTGAAATTCAAGGGCATACGGACAATGTTGGAGATAATTACTTGAATGAAAAGTTATCATTTAACCGAGCGAAAGCAGTAAATGATTATCTTATAAAAAATAATATTAGTGCCGCAAGACTTACTTTTAAAGGCTTTGGAGCTAGTAAACCCATCGCAGACAATAAAACCGAAACAGGTAAAAGAAACAATCGCAGAACTTCATTTCTAATTACAAAGCTATAA
- a CDS encoding KpsF/GutQ family sugar-phosphate isomerase — protein MKSKKSIIQSALSTLELEAAAILNVAKNLDADFENAVSSILRCNGRVIVTGIGKSAIIAQKIVATFNSTGTPSIFMHAADAIHGDLGMIQPNDIVICLSKSGNTAEIKVLTPLLKAAGNQLIGMVGELKSYLAEHADLVLNTSVEKEACPYNLAPTTSTTAQLAMGDALAICLLECRDFNESDFARFHPGGSLGKKLYLKAGDLALSNEKPAIKPNAPVKEVLIEISKNRLGAVAVIDGDGILLGIITDGDIRRMLENFTTIDHLVAQDIMGKNPKSIQYDTLAVEALHIIKHNNITQLLVMNQNTYFGIIHLHDLLNEGIV, from the coding sequence TTGAAAAGTAAAAAATCAATAATTCAATCGGCTTTAAGCACATTGGAGTTAGAAGCAGCAGCAATATTAAATGTTGCAAAAAATTTAGACGCTGATTTCGAAAACGCCGTATCATCTATATTACGTTGTAATGGACGCGTTATCGTAACTGGTATAGGAAAAAGTGCGATAATAGCACAAAAAATCGTGGCAACTTTCAACTCAACTGGCACACCTTCTATATTTATGCATGCTGCCGATGCCATTCATGGAGATTTAGGAATGATTCAACCCAATGATATTGTTATATGCTTATCAAAAAGTGGCAACACAGCAGAAATTAAGGTATTAACACCTTTATTAAAAGCTGCAGGAAACCAACTTATTGGCATGGTTGGCGAATTAAAATCTTATTTAGCAGAACATGCTGATTTGGTGTTAAATACATCTGTAGAGAAAGAGGCTTGTCCATATAATTTAGCACCAACAACAAGTACAACAGCTCAGTTGGCTATGGGCGATGCTTTAGCAATTTGCTTGCTCGAATGCAGAGATTTTAATGAATCTGATTTTGCAAGATTTCATCCGGGAGGATCGTTGGGAAAAAAACTTTATTTAAAGGCGGGCGATTTAGCCTTATCAAATGAAAAACCTGCTATAAAACCTAATGCTCCTGTAAAGGAAGTTTTAATCGAAATAAGTAAAAACCGTTTGGGTGCTGTAGCTGTTATAGATGGCGATGGTATACTATTAGGCATAATTACTGATGGTGATATCAGACGAATGCTCGAAAACTTTACAACTATTGATCACTTGGTAGCACAAGATATTATGGGTAAAAACCCTAAAAGCATCCAATACGACACTCTTGCGGTGGAAGCTCTTCACATAATTAAACACAATAACATTACACAGTTACTGGTAATGAATCAAAATACCTACTTTGGCATAATCCATTTACACGATCTTTTGAACGAAGGAATAGTGTAA
- the lepA gene encoding translation elongation factor 4, translating into MKHIRNFCIIAHIDHGKSTLADRLLEYTETISKRDAQAQLLDNMDLERERGITIKSHAIQMNYKVDGIEYNFNLIDTPGHVDFSYEVSRSIAACEGALLIVDASQGIQAQTISNLYLALEHDLEIIPILNKMDLPGAMPEEVKDQIIDLIGCKREDIIPASGKTGLGIPEIIQAIVDRVPAPVGDPEAPLQALIFDSVFNSFRGIIAYFKVVNGQIKKGDKVKFINTGKQYLADEVGILKLDMSPRDVVKTGDVGYIISGIKEAREVKVGDTITTVDRPSTESIQGFEEVKPMVFAGIYPVDTDEFEELREAMHKLQLNDASIVFEPESSAALGFGFRCGFLGMLHMEIVQERLEREFDMTVITTVPNVSYIAHTTKGDEFMVNNPSDLPDPSKLDSVEEPFIKANIITKAEFVGPVMSLCIQKRGTIVNQSYLTSDRVELIFEIPMAEIVFDFYDKLKTISKGYASFDYHQIGYRKSDLVRLDLLLNEEPVDALSSLIHRSNAYDFGKKICDKLRELIPRQQFEIKIQASIGAKVIARETLSALRKDVTAKCYGGDISRKRKLLEKQKKGKKRMRQVGNVEIPQSAFMAVLKLD; encoded by the coding sequence ATGAAGCATATACGTAATTTTTGCATTATTGCACATATTGACCACGGCAAGAGCACTTTGGCTGATAGGTTATTAGAATATACCGAAACGATTTCCAAACGTGATGCACAGGCACAGTTGCTTGATAACATGGATTTGGAGCGTGAAAGAGGCATAACTATTAAAAGTCATGCGATACAAATGAATTATAAAGTGGATGGAATTGAATACAATTTCAACCTAATTGATACACCTGGCCACGTAGATTTTTCATATGAAGTTTCGCGATCTATAGCAGCCTGCGAAGGTGCTTTGCTTATTGTAGATGCTTCTCAAGGCATTCAGGCTCAAACAATTTCCAATTTATATTTAGCTTTAGAGCACGATCTTGAAATTATACCAATTTTAAATAAAATGGATTTGCCTGGGGCGATGCCTGAGGAAGTGAAAGATCAAATTATTGATTTGATTGGCTGTAAACGCGAAGATATTATCCCTGCTTCTGGTAAAACAGGGTTAGGAATTCCTGAGATAATTCAAGCCATTGTTGATCGTGTGCCTGCTCCTGTTGGCGATCCAGAAGCACCTTTGCAAGCTTTAATTTTCGATTCTGTATTTAATTCTTTTAGAGGGATTATTGCTTATTTTAAGGTAGTAAATGGTCAGATTAAAAAAGGTGATAAAGTAAAATTTATTAATACAGGTAAGCAATATTTAGCTGATGAAGTTGGAATTTTGAAGTTGGATATGTCGCCGAGAGATGTGGTTAAAACCGGTGATGTTGGATACATTATTTCTGGTATTAAAGAAGCCCGCGAAGTTAAAGTTGGTGATACCATCACTACAGTAGACAGACCTTCCACAGAATCGATTCAAGGTTTTGAAGAAGTTAAGCCGATGGTTTTCGCAGGTATTTATCCTGTTGATACAGATGAATTTGAGGAATTACGTGAGGCAATGCATAAATTGCAATTGAACGATGCATCTATTGTTTTCGAACCAGAAAGCTCTGCAGCATTAGGTTTTGGTTTTCGTTGTGGGTTTCTAGGAATGTTGCACATGGAAATTGTTCAGGAACGTTTAGAGCGTGAATTTGACATGACGGTAATTACTACCGTTCCAAACGTTTCTTACATTGCTCATACTACAAAAGGCGATGAATTTATGGTAAATAACCCTTCAGATTTACCAGATCCAAGTAAATTGGATTCAGTTGAGGAGCCATTTATAAAAGCAAATATCATTACCAAAGCTGAATTTGTTGGTCCGGTAATGTCACTTTGTATTCAAAAAAGAGGAACAATTGTTAATCAATCTTACTTAACTTCTGATCGCGTTGAACTGATTTTTGAAATTCCAATGGCAGAAATTGTATTTGATTTTTATGATAAATTGAAAACGATTTCCAAAGGTTATGCCTCATTTGATTATCATCAGATAGGTTATCGGAAATCTGATTTGGTACGCTTAGACCTTTTACTTAATGAAGAACCTGTTGATGCTTTGTCTTCATTAATTCACCGAAGTAATGCCTACGATTTTGGTAAAAAAATCTGTGATAAGCTAAGAGAATTAATTCCTCGTCAGCAATTTGAAATTAAGATACAAGCCTCAATCGGTGCAAAGGTTATCGCTCGTGAAACGCTTAGTGCTTTACGTAAGGATGTAACTGCGAAATGTTATGGTGGTGATATTTCTCGTAAACGTAAGTTATTAGAGAAGCAGAAAAAAGGTAAAAAACGTATGCGCCAGGTTGGAAATGTAGAAATTCCGCAAAGTGCATTTATGGCGGTTTTAAAATTAGATTAA
- a CDS encoding bifunctional 5,10-methylenetetrahydrofolate dehydrogenase/5,10-methenyltetrahydrofolate cyclohydrolase, protein MNNTNSGFPLGAEGFSKSPSGDLGILLDGKYVSEKVKVQIAEEAAEFLKTSGRKPHLVAILVGNDGGSETYVASKMKNCEKVGFKSSLYRYDTSVTEAELLAKINEINQDDDVDGLIVQLPLPKHIDPEKVTETIDYRKDVDGFHPVNLGRMMRNLPCFIPATPYGILLMLQEYNIDTTGMHCVVVGRSNIVGSPMSILMARNANPGNCTVTLTHSRTKDLKEQVLQADIIIAAIGKKNFVTADMVKPGAIVIDVGINRETSTETKSGFKLYGDVDFENVAPKASYITPVPGGVGLMTIVGLLKNTLASARKEIYS, encoded by the coding sequence ATGAACAATACGAATTCAGGTTTCCCTTTAGGGGCGGAGGGATTTTCAAAGTCCCCTTCAGGGGATTTAGGGATACTATTAGACGGTAAATACGTATCAGAAAAAGTTAAAGTTCAAATAGCGGAGGAAGCTGCAGAATTTTTGAAAACAAGCGGTCGTAAGCCCCATTTAGTTGCCATTTTAGTAGGTAACGATGGCGGCAGCGAAACTTACGTAGCCAGCAAAATGAAAAACTGTGAAAAAGTTGGCTTTAAGTCTTCACTTTACAGGTATGATACATCGGTTACCGAAGCTGAATTACTTGCTAAAATCAACGAAATTAATCAAGATGATGATGTTGACGGATTAATTGTTCAGTTGCCTTTACCCAAACATATTGATCCAGAAAAAGTTACCGAAACGATAGATTATAGAAAAGATGTTGACGGATTTCATCCGGTTAACTTAGGCAGAATGATGCGTAATTTACCTTGTTTTATTCCAGCGACACCTTATGGCATTTTATTGATGCTACAAGAATACAATATCGATACGACTGGGATGCATTGCGTTGTTGTGGGTAGAAGTAATATTGTTGGTAGTCCGATGAGTATTCTGATGGCTCGCAATGCTAATCCTGGCAATTGTACGGTAACGCTTACACACTCTCGTACAAAAGACTTAAAAGAGCAAGTTTTGCAGGCTGATATTATTATAGCAGCAATAGGCAAAAAGAATTTTGTAACGGCAGATATGGTTAAACCTGGTGCCATCGTTATTGATGTTGGCATAAACCGTGAGACTTCTACAGAAACTAAATCAGGCTTTAAACTTTATGGTGATGTAGATTTCGAAAATGTGGCACCAAAGGCATCGTACATTACACCTGTTCCAGGTGGTGTTGGCTTAATGACCATTGTAGGTTTATTAAAAAACACTTTAGCATCTGCAAGGAAAGAAATCTATTCTTAA
- the kdsA gene encoding 3-deoxy-8-phosphooctulonate synthase, whose amino-acid sequence MLNYLDKIKNTDSGNFFLMAGPCAIEGEDIAMRIAEKIITITEKLKIPYIFKGSYRKANRSKGSSFTGIGDEKALKILEKIGREFNVPTVTDIHESGEAAMAAAYVDVLQIPAFLCRQTDLLIAAAETGKVVNVKKGQFLSAGSMKFAVEKVREAGNEKVILTDRGNTFGYQDLIVDYRGLPEMQAFGVPVVMDCTHSLQQPNQSSGVTGGKPELILTIAKAAIAVGADGLFIETHPDPANAKSDGANMLHLNLLEDTLTKLIRIRQAII is encoded by the coding sequence ATGCTTAATTATTTAGATAAAATAAAAAATACAGATTCAGGCAATTTTTTTCTAATGGCTGGTCCTTGTGCTATCGAAGGCGAAGATATCGCTATGCGAATTGCTGAAAAAATCATTACAATAACTGAAAAACTTAAAATTCCTTATATTTTTAAAGGTTCTTATCGTAAGGCAAATAGGAGCAAAGGAAGTTCTTTTACGGGTATTGGAGATGAAAAAGCTTTAAAAATTTTAGAAAAAATTGGTCGTGAATTTAATGTACCAACTGTTACAGATATTCATGAAAGTGGCGAAGCGGCAATGGCTGCAGCCTATGTTGATGTACTTCAAATTCCTGCTTTTTTATGTAGACAAACAGATTTATTAATTGCCGCGGCTGAAACTGGAAAAGTTGTCAACGTGAAAAAAGGTCAATTTTTATCAGCCGGCTCAATGAAATTTGCTGTAGAAAAAGTTAGAGAAGCAGGAAACGAAAAAGTGATTTTAACAGATAGAGGCAACACTTTTGGTTATCAAGATTTAATTGTTGATTACCGTGGTTTGCCAGAAATGCAGGCTTTTGGCGTCCCTGTGGTAATGGATTGTACGCATTCTTTACAACAGCCGAATCAAAGTAGTGGCGTTACTGGTGGTAAACCAGAGTTGATTTTAACCATTGCAAAAGCTGCAATCGCAGTTGGTGCCGATGGCTTGTTTATTGAGACACATCCGGATCCAGCAAATGCTAAATCAGATGGAGCAAACATGTTGCACTTAAATTTGTTAGAAGATACATTAACAAAGCTCATCAGAATTAGACAAGCAATAATATAG
- a CDS encoding YqjF family protein yields MINPKVFLTAEWRKLALAQYAVDAEILKKYLPPHTELDDWQGKYYVSLVGFMFLNVKLKGINIPYHTNFEEVNLRFYVKYKDGNEWKRGAVFIKEIVPLPAITFVANTIYKENYQTLPMKHSWVQQEHQLEIDYQWKNQKWHQFSLTTSSKAEAIPVGSEEEFITEHYWGYTKLGPNLTSEYGVEHPRWEVYPIKSYKIDVDFAVNYGNDFAFLNSVDPNSVMLAEGSEISVLKGKKF; encoded by the coding sequence TTGATCAATCCAAAAGTATTTTTAACCGCAGAATGGCGTAAATTGGCATTAGCACAGTACGCTGTAGATGCTGAAATACTTAAAAAATACCTACCGCCACATACAGAACTTGATGACTGGCAAGGTAAATATTATGTTAGTTTAGTAGGTTTTATGTTCTTAAATGTAAAATTAAAAGGCATTAATATTCCTTACCATACCAATTTTGAAGAAGTTAATTTGCGCTTTTACGTTAAATATAAAGATGGGAATGAGTGGAAGCGAGGTGCTGTTTTTATTAAAGAAATTGTTCCATTACCCGCAATAACATTCGTAGCAAATACAATTTATAAAGAAAATTATCAAACTTTACCCATGAAACATAGTTGGGTACAGCAAGAGCACCAATTGGAAATTGATTATCAATGGAAAAACCAGAAATGGCATCAATTTTCTTTAACCACATCGTCAAAAGCAGAAGCAATTCCGGTTGGAAGTGAAGAGGAATTTATAACCGAGCATTATTGGGGATATACAAAATTAGGTCCTAATCTAACTTCTGAATACGGTGTGGAGCATCCGCGTTGGGAAGTTTATCCAATTAAAAGTTATAAGATTGATGTTGATTTTGCAGTAAATTATGGTAACGACTTTGCCTTTTTAAATAGTGTTGATCCAAATTCTGTAATGCTTGCTGAAGGCTCAGAGATTAGCGTTTTAAAGGGAAAGAAGTTTTAA
- a CDS encoding 7-carboxy-7-deazaguanine synthase QueE, translated as MKQNIPEDGTLLPLMEEFYTIQGEGFNTGKAAYFIRLGGCDVGCHWCDVKESWDADMHPLTLADVIVDNADRFPGKAVVITGGEPLIYNLDYLTNKLKERGILTFIETSGAYPLSGNWDWICLSPKKFKAPRPDITQFAHELKVIVFNKSDFKWAEEYANMVSPTCKLYLQPEWSKSKEITPLIIEYVMANPKWEISLQTHKFLNIP; from the coding sequence ATGAAACAAAATATACCAGAAGACGGCACGTTACTTCCATTAATGGAAGAATTTTATACCATACAGGGCGAAGGATTTAATACAGGAAAAGCGGCATATTTTATTCGTTTAGGCGGTTGTGATGTTGGTTGCCATTGGTGTGATGTAAAAGAAAGCTGGGATGCAGATATGCACCCCTTAACGCTTGCTGATGTAATTGTAGATAATGCTGATCGATTTCCAGGGAAAGCTGTAGTAATTACTGGCGGCGAGCCCTTAATTTATAATCTTGATTACCTTACCAATAAGTTAAAAGAACGCGGAATTTTAACCTTCATTGAAACTTCTGGCGCTTATCCATTATCTGGAAACTGGGATTGGATTTGTTTATCCCCTAAAAAATTTAAAGCGCCTCGACCAGATATAACGCAATTCGCTCACGAATTAAAGGTAATTGTTTTTAATAAAAGCGATTTTAAATGGGCAGAGGAATATGCAAACATGGTTTCGCCTACCTGTAAGCTCTATTTGCAACCAGAATGGTCTAAATCGAAAGAAATTACACCATTAATAATTGAGTATGTAATGGCTAACCCTAAGTGGGAAATTTCTTTGCAAACACACAAATTCTTAAATATTCCTTAA
- the recQ gene encoding DNA helicase RecQ yields MDVKKSLFDNLQNFFGFDNFKGDQESIITNILEGNNTFVIMPTGGGKSICYQLPALMSEGTAIVISPLIALMKNQVDQLRAFGGNDSIAHFLNSSLNKSEIAQVKSDLLSGQTKLLYVAPESLAKQDNIEFLNLIKISFVAVDEAHCISEWGHDFRPEYRKIRQVISGLGDNIPIIALTATATPKVQQDIVKNLGMTEATLFKSSFNRPNLYYEIRPKRDITKEIIKYIKSNLGKSGIIYCLSRKKVEEVAEALNLNGISALPYHAGLDPKIRAETQDRFLLEDAEVIVATIAFGMGIDKPDVRFVIHHDVPKSMEGYYQETGRAGRDGGEGVCIAFYAQKDVDKLAKFMKDKPVSEREIGTQILKEVIDYAESGVCRRKQILHYFGENFNETGCNCMCDNCKKPKKPFEAESQLSALLKFIEKSEEKFDDAHILNVFLGLETAQTILYEHSKTPEFGLGKEDGTLMWKSIIRQAVLNNFLYKDVDNYGLLKLTRQGKDFIINPYGLKFLLNEPIESSPDDDEDEVKHGSGALDTQLLSLLKDLRKKLAKQKNVPPFVVFQDPSLEEMCTHYPISLEELKQISGVGSGKAMKFGTPFLELIRKYVDDNDIERPIDLIIKTQVNKSQMKVSIIQNIDRQIGLEDIADSKGITYEEILKEVESIVNSGTKLNLNYFIDEVIDDDRQDEVFDYFRAAENDSIDEALTELGETDYTREEIQLMRIKFMSELGN; encoded by the coding sequence ATGGACGTTAAAAAGTCGTTATTTGATAACCTACAAAATTTTTTCGGGTTTGATAATTTCAAAGGTGATCAGGAGTCGATCATTACAAATATATTAGAGGGCAATAACACATTTGTTATAATGCCAACAGGCGGTGGAAAATCCATTTGCTATCAATTACCGGCTTTGATGAGTGAAGGAACAGCAATTGTGATTTCTCCGTTAATTGCATTAATGAAAAACCAGGTAGACCAATTAAGGGCCTTTGGTGGGAATGATAGTATAGCCCATTTTTTAAATTCTTCTCTTAATAAATCTGAAATTGCCCAAGTTAAATCAGACCTGCTAAGTGGTCAAACTAAATTATTGTATGTTGCTCCAGAATCATTAGCAAAGCAAGATAATATTGAATTTTTAAATCTCATAAAAATATCTTTTGTTGCTGTTGATGAAGCGCATTGCATTTCGGAATGGGGACATGATTTTAGACCAGAATATCGTAAAATCAGACAAGTAATAAGTGGGTTAGGAGATAACATTCCAATTATTGCGCTTACCGCAACCGCAACACCAAAGGTGCAACAAGATATTGTTAAAAATCTTGGGATGACAGAAGCTACGCTTTTCAAATCTTCTTTTAATAGACCGAATCTTTATTATGAAATTCGTCCGAAACGAGATATTACTAAAGAGATTATAAAATACATTAAATCTAATTTAGGCAAATCAGGCATCATATATTGTTTGAGTCGTAAAAAAGTAGAAGAGGTTGCTGAGGCTTTAAACTTAAATGGAATTAGTGCCTTGCCTTATCATGCGGGATTAGACCCTAAAATTAGGGCAGAAACTCAGGATAGGTTTTTATTGGAAGATGCGGAAGTAATTGTGGCAACAATCGCTTTTGGTATGGGAATAGATAAACCTGATGTTCGTTTTGTAATTCATCACGATGTACCGAAAAGCATGGAAGGTTATTATCAGGAAACGGGTAGAGCTGGTCGCGACGGTGGGGAAGGTGTCTGTATTGCTTTTTATGCTCAAAAAGATGTTGACAAGCTGGCTAAGTTTATGAAAGATAAGCCAGTTTCTGAACGTGAAATTGGAACTCAAATTTTAAAAGAGGTTATAGATTACGCCGAATCCGGTGTGTGCAGAAGAAAACAAATTCTCCATTATTTCGGGGAAAATTTTAATGAAACGGGATGTAATTGCATGTGTGATAATTGCAAGAAACCGAAAAAACCGTTTGAGGCAGAAAGCCAACTATCTGCGCTTTTAAAGTTTATAGAGAAAAGTGAAGAGAAGTTTGATGATGCTCATATTTTAAATGTTTTTTTAGGCTTAGAAACTGCTCAAACAATTCTTTATGAACATAGCAAAACGCCTGAATTTGGCTTAGGAAAAGAAGACGGAACATTGATGTGGAAATCGATCATACGTCAGGCAGTACTAAACAACTTTCTCTATAAAGACGTCGATAACTATGGTCTACTAAAATTAACCAGACAGGGTAAAGATTTCATTATCAATCCATACGGACTAAAATTTTTACTTAATGAGCCGATAGAAAGCAGTCCTGATGATGATGAAGACGAGGTGAAACATGGTTCTGGTGCATTAGATACGCAACTATTATCATTACTCAAGGATCTGCGTAAAAAGCTAGCCAAACAAAAAAATGTTCCGCCTTTTGTAGTATTTCAAGATCCTTCTCTTGAGGAAATGTGTACCCATTATCCCATTTCATTGGAAGAACTTAAGCAGATTTCTGGTGTTGGTTCTGGCAAAGCAATGAAGTTTGGAACTCCATTTCTAGAACTTATCAGAAAGTACGTTGATGATAATGACATTGAAAGACCGATTGATCTAATCATAAAAACGCAAGTTAATAAATCACAGATGAAAGTGTCTATCATACAAAATATTGATAGACAAATTGGATTGGAAGACATTGCTGACTCAAAGGGCATAACTTATGAAGAAATTCTAAAGGAAGTTGAATCCATTGTAAATTCGGGCACAAAACTTAATTTAAATTATTTTATAGATGAAGTAATTGATGATGACAGACAAGATGAAGTTTTTGATTATTTCCGAGCTGCTGAAAATGATTCAATAGACGAAGCACTTACTGAACTTGGTGAAACGGATTATACTCGCGAAGAAATTCAGTTAATGCGAATAAAATTTATGTCCGAATTAGGAAACTAA
- a CDS encoding Rieske (2Fe-2S) protein, which translates to MKWFKALNTAQIPFADSIKAIEVDGKKICIINNNEKIIATQSYCPHAGGHFSGGWCKNGYLVCPIHRYEYNLETGRGAKGQGDYINIYSTEIREDGLYIGFEERWWSKVWG; encoded by the coding sequence ATGAAATGGTTTAAAGCATTAAATACGGCACAAATTCCTTTTGCGGATTCGATAAAGGCGATTGAAGTTGATGGAAAAAAAATCTGTATTATTAATAATAATGAAAAAATAATAGCAACACAATCATATTGCCCACATGCTGGTGGCCATTTCAGTGGCGGGTGGTGTAAAAATGGTTATTTAGTTTGTCCTATTCATCGTTACGAATACAATTTGGAAACCGGAAGAGGAGCAAAGGGGCAGGGAGATTACATTAATATTTATTCGACGGAGATACGAGAGGATGGATTATACATTGGTTTTGAAGAACGTTGGTGGAGTAAGGTTTGGGGATAA
- a CDS encoding DUF6526 family protein, with translation MIQNYSNHKRFFPLFHFITVPLTLAGLILAVYAFFSISTIITGLIVLAFILILFTALMARMFALKAQDRAARAEEKLRYYILAGKTFPTNLEIGQILALRFAGDDEYLALIDRTLAEQLSPNDIKKSIKNWKSDFHRV, from the coding sequence ATGATTCAGAATTATTCAAATCATAAAAGATTTTTCCCATTATTCCATTTTATAACGGTGCCTTTAACGCTTGCGGGTTTAATTTTGGCCGTTTATGCTTTTTTCTCAATATCCACAATTATTACAGGCTTGATTGTTCTAGCTTTTATATTAATACTTTTTACGGCGTTGATGGCAAGAATGTTTGCTTTAAAGGCTCAAGATAGAGCAGCTAGGGCTGAAGAAAAGTTACGTTATTATATTTTGGCTGGAAAAACGTTTCCAACTAATTTAGAGATCGGACAAATTTTAGCTTTACGCTTTGCAGGTGATGATGAGTATTTGGCTTTAATTGATCGAACTCTTGCCGAACAATTATCACCGAATGATATTAAAAAATCCATCAAGAATTGGAAAAGCGATTTTCATAGGGTGTAA